In Desulfofundulus kuznetsovii DSM 6115, the following are encoded in one genomic region:
- a CDS encoding SDR family oxidoreductase — MQVREMFNLEGRVAVVTGGSIGLGEQMCMALAEAGASVVVASRKLERCEATAEKLRGLGVKALAVKCDVAQVEDVQSMVDFTVREFGRLDILINNAGVTWGALTEDYPLERWQKIMDVNVTGTFLCCQKAGKVMIGQKYGKIINITSICGFVGKDPEIMHAIGYHASKGAVISFTRDLAAKWAQYGITVNAIAPGWFPTHMSRHVINEKGEILLRHIPLRRFGTGDDIKGAAVFLASPASDYNITGHVLCVDGGYLAV; from the coding sequence GTGCAGGTAAGAGAGATGTTTAACCTGGAAGGTCGGGTGGCGGTGGTCACCGGTGGTTCAATCGGCCTGGGTGAGCAAATGTGTATGGCCCTTGCCGAAGCCGGCGCTTCGGTGGTGGTGGCCTCACGCAAACTTGAACGTTGTGAAGCCACGGCTGAAAAACTGCGTGGGCTTGGTGTAAAGGCCCTGGCAGTAAAATGCGATGTGGCTCAAGTGGAAGACGTTCAGTCAATGGTTGATTTTACAGTGCGTGAATTTGGGCGCCTTGATATATTGATTAATAATGCCGGGGTTACCTGGGGTGCGTTAACAGAAGATTATCCGCTGGAGAGATGGCAGAAGATCATGGATGTCAATGTAACGGGCACCTTTCTGTGCTGCCAAAAGGCGGGTAAGGTGATGATTGGACAGAAGTACGGAAAAATCATTAACATAACTTCAATTTGCGGCTTTGTAGGCAAGGATCCCGAAATTATGCACGCTATAGGCTATCATGCCAGCAAAGGAGCAGTTATCTCATTTACCCGTGATCTGGCGGCCAAGTGGGCACAGTACGGGATTACCGTTAATGCCATTGCACCCGGATGGTTTCCCACCCATATGTCCAGGCACGTTATTAATGAAAAAGGGGAAATTCTCTTGCGCCACATTCCCTTGCGCCGCTTTGGCACCGGGGATGACATTAAAGGTGCAGCCGTGTTTCTTGCTTCTCCAGCTTCTGATTATAATATTACAGGACATGTACTTTGTGTGGATGGCGGCTACTTGGCCGTTTAA
- a CDS encoding enoyl-CoA hydratase/isomerase family protein codes for MGYSVIDYQIVQDHIAVVTLSRPESLNALNRQMFIELGLVFSEIERDNRIKAVILTGSGSKAFSAGADVSELQRLSAVEARNFALAAYRTQDQICSLPVPTIAALNGYALGGGCELAMCCDLRLASENARLGQPEINLGIIPGGGGTQRLARLVGVSRAKELIFTGKIIPARVAYEWGLVNRVVPLEELMETAIKLAGEIATKSRPVLALAKSAIDRGSDMDLTPALHYEIECFAGCFATEDHHEGIRAFLEKRVPRYTDR; via the coding sequence ATGGGTTATTCAGTTATCGATTACCAGATCGTTCAAGATCATATTGCGGTAGTTACACTGTCCCGTCCTGAGAGTTTAAATGCATTAAACAGGCAGATGTTTATCGAGTTAGGTTTAGTTTTCAGCGAAATTGAACGAGATAACCGCATTAAGGCAGTCATCCTCACCGGAAGTGGCAGCAAAGCTTTTTCAGCAGGAGCGGACGTAAGCGAGCTTCAACGCCTTTCTGCCGTGGAAGCGAGAAATTTCGCCCTGGCGGCCTACCGGACCCAGGACCAAATTTGCTCCCTGCCGGTACCAACTATAGCCGCCCTCAATGGTTATGCCCTGGGGGGTGGTTGCGAACTGGCTATGTGCTGCGACCTGCGGTTGGCTTCCGAAAACGCCCGGTTGGGGCAACCGGAAATCAACCTGGGCATTATCCCGGGAGGAGGTGGTACCCAGCGTCTAGCCCGTTTGGTGGGGGTGAGCCGGGCCAAGGAATTAATTTTTACGGGTAAAATCATACCGGCACGGGTGGCTTACGAGTGGGGTTTGGTGAACCGGGTTGTGCCCTTGGAAGAGTTAATGGAAACGGCAATCAAACTGGCTGGGGAAATAGCTACCAAGTCCCGCCCCGTTTTAGCTCTGGCCAAATCGGCCATAGACCGGGGCAGCGATATGGACCTTACCCCAGCGTTACATTACGAGATAGAGTGTTTCGCCGGGTGTTTTGCCACCGAAGACCATCATGAAGGAATAAGGGCGTTTCTGGAAAAACGCGTGCCCCGGTACACCGACCGCTAA
- a CDS encoding 3-hydroxyacyl-CoA dehydrogenase family protein → MEIKKVAVIGAGTMGAGIAQVCASSGYEVYLNDLSVEILERAQANIENSLARFVDKKKISADDMKVALGRLHKTTDLVEAVKDVDLVIEAVFEDLAVKKELFKKIDQHVPENAVLASNTSSLPITAIAAATRRPERVIGLHFMNPVPLMKGVEVIRARLSSDEAVATGIEFVKSLGKIPAEAVDYPGFIVSRILDVMLNEAVYCVMDGNKPEEIDKAMKVCTNFPMGPLELIDMAGADVLLHVMECLNRELGDKYRPAPLLAQMVRAGQLGRKTGQGFYSYKK, encoded by the coding sequence ATGGAGATTAAAAAAGTTGCCGTTATCGGTGCAGGGACGATGGGTGCTGGTATTGCTCAAGTTTGTGCGTCCTCGGGCTATGAGGTATATCTTAATGATCTTTCAGTTGAAATACTGGAAAGAGCACAGGCAAATATAGAAAACAGCTTGGCGCGATTCGTTGATAAAAAAAAGATTTCGGCTGACGATATGAAAGTTGCCCTTGGCAGGCTTCATAAAACTACTGATTTGGTGGAAGCAGTCAAAGATGTCGACCTGGTTATAGAAGCGGTATTTGAAGACTTGGCGGTAAAAAAAGAGCTCTTTAAGAAAATTGATCAACATGTGCCAGAAAATGCTGTGCTGGCCTCAAATACCTCTTCGCTGCCCATTACCGCCATTGCTGCTGCTACCAGGCGACCCGAAAGAGTAATTGGTTTGCATTTTATGAATCCTGTTCCGTTAATGAAGGGCGTCGAGGTTATTCGTGCCCGGCTCTCTTCAGATGAGGCGGTAGCAACAGGTATTGAATTTGTGAAGAGCCTTGGTAAAATTCCGGCCGAAGCAGTTGATTACCCCGGGTTTATTGTAAGCCGCATCCTGGACGTGATGCTCAATGAAGCTGTTTATTGTGTCATGGATGGCAACAAACCAGAAGAGATTGACAAAGCCATGAAGGTTTGTACCAACTTCCCAATGGGGCCGTTGGAACTGATCGACATGGCCGGAGCCGATGTGCTCCTGCACGTGATGGAGTGTTTAAATCGGGAACTGGGTGATAAATACCGTCCGGCACCGCTATTGGCACAGATGGTGAGGGCCGGGCAATTGGGGCGCAAGACGGGTCAGGGATTTTACTCCTATAAGAAGTAA
- a CDS encoding thiolase family protein, whose amino-acid sequence MKLRDDEIVVVSAVRTPFGRFGGSLKDIDCYDLSAIVMKEVLARVKLPGDVVDEIFWGVGDTTCCKDPYTPVVARQALLKAGLPPEIPSCSLDKACVSAMSAVNYGCRTIRAGEGEVILAGGVTSFSTVPFLLRNQRFHSKKMGHLTIEDPLLELGYKDYAPVAKDAGEVALMHGIDRFQQDEWAVSSHVKYGHAYAAGKFLDEMMALEVPQKNGVSVLNIDEQYRPDTTMEKLAALKPIYGSPTCTAGNAPGLNDGSAALLLTTRKKARELDLEPLGAIVGMVSIATKPRLLSEAPAIAIQKLLQKTGYGLEDINLFEINEAFAAVTLTSTKMLANGDMKKYEELKKKVNVNGGAIAIGHPNTASGARLIGTLIYELRRRGGGLGVAAICGGLAQGDAALVRV is encoded by the coding sequence TTGAAGTTACGCGATGATGAGATTGTGGTGGTCAGTGCGGTTCGCACTCCCTTTGGCCGGTTTGGAGGGTCTCTAAAGGATATTGATTGCTATGACTTGAGCGCTATTGTCATGAAGGAAGTACTGGCCCGGGTAAAACTGCCGGGTGATGTGGTTGATGAGATTTTCTGGGGGGTGGGCGATACCACCTGTTGCAAGGATCCCTACACCCCGGTGGTGGCCAGGCAGGCATTGCTGAAGGCGGGTTTGCCCCCCGAAATACCTTCCTGTTCGCTGGATAAGGCCTGTGTTTCCGCCATGTCGGCAGTCAATTACGGTTGCCGGACCATCCGGGCCGGCGAGGGGGAGGTAATTCTGGCCGGAGGGGTGACCAGCTTTAGTACGGTGCCCTTTTTACTGCGCAACCAGCGTTTTCATTCCAAAAAAATGGGCCATCTAACCATAGAGGATCCCCTGCTGGAATTGGGTTATAAAGACTATGCGCCGGTAGCCAAGGATGCGGGAGAAGTTGCCTTAATGCATGGTATAGACCGTTTCCAGCAGGATGAATGGGCGGTTAGTAGCCATGTTAAATACGGCCATGCTTACGCCGCAGGAAAATTTCTCGATGAAATGATGGCCCTGGAAGTGCCGCAGAAGAACGGCGTAAGTGTCCTGAATATAGACGAACAGTACAGACCTGATACAACCATGGAAAAACTTGCAGCCTTAAAGCCCATTTACGGCAGTCCCACCTGTACGGCGGGCAATGCCCCTGGTTTGAACGACGGGTCGGCGGCGCTTCTCCTTACCACCAGAAAAAAAGCCAGAGAGCTTGACCTGGAGCCCCTGGGTGCTATTGTTGGTATGGTTTCCATTGCTACTAAACCGAGGTTACTCTCAGAAGCTCCGGCCATTGCCATCCAAAAGTTACTTCAGAAGACGGGTTACGGTCTTGAGGACATCAATTTATTTGAAATTAACGAAGCTTTTGCGGCAGTCACTTTGACCAGCACCAAGATGCTGGCCAACGGGGATATGAAAAAATATGAAGAGCTCAAAAAGAAGGTTAATGTAAACGGCGGTGCCATCGCCATCGGGCATCCCAATACCGCCAGCGGGGCGCGTTTGATCGGCACTTTGATCTATGAATTGCGGCGCCGCGGCGGCGGTTTAGGCGTGGCAGCCATCTGTGGCGGGTTGGCTCAGGGTGACGCTGCACTGGTCAGGGTTTGA
- a CDS encoding acyl-CoA synthetase, giving the protein MRKVILPDNVIGPSDYLPEKIFTLPELTRYPYNINLADYLVGRSAARYPDKVAIYYKDTKITYRQLWLQVNRLANGLRSIGLGEFDRIMLMGTNCPEWIIANMACWKIGAIPVLVNHLVKYDEIIYRATDSGAKAIICSVACLNEVEKADLPSLKKIVYGGKADASNCVAFEELIREQSDTAPSASTTLDHVGRLIYSSGTTGRPKGIISTVHDILAATDTHGRYVLKIKENDILGGHPYFSFAFGSVNFTFYPWRFGASISIIERFEPEEMFHTIENHGVTMLFCVPTAFNMMLNVSEPHEECMKTVRLCQSAGEPLNVKTYKEWKKRYNVEIINSLGSGDLMYWLSTYEGMPEEKIGSVGTTVPGFANKVVGEDFSELPRGKPGELLVKGPCGQVYWNKPEKQVNAVWQGWNRPGLYMYQDEDGFFWYLSRTDDIIVTSGYKIPCGEVENALNQHPAVLESAVVPSPDPVRGSIIKAFVVLNEGFDPSPELENELRSFVKEKIEDYKSPRKIVFARADELPRTTTGKIQRNVLREREEKQNNL; this is encoded by the coding sequence ATGAGAAAGGTTATTCTTCCGGATAACGTAATTGGTCCGTCGGATTACCTTCCCGAAAAAATATTTACCCTCCCTGAACTAACCAGGTATCCCTATAACATTAACCTTGCCGATTATCTAGTGGGTCGTAGCGCTGCCCGATACCCGGACAAAGTGGCCATCTATTACAAAGACACCAAAATAACCTACCGGCAGCTGTGGTTGCAGGTAAACAGGCTTGCCAATGGATTAAGAAGCATCGGTTTGGGTGAATTTGACCGGATAATGTTAATGGGTACCAACTGCCCGGAATGGATTATTGCTAACATGGCCTGCTGGAAAATAGGGGCAATTCCTGTACTGGTCAATCACCTGGTTAAATATGATGAGATCATCTACAGGGCTACTGATTCCGGGGCCAAGGCCATCATTTGCAGTGTGGCCTGTCTCAACGAAGTAGAAAAGGCGGACCTTCCTTCTCTAAAGAAGATTGTTTACGGTGGTAAGGCTGACGCTTCCAACTGTGTAGCATTTGAGGAGTTAATCAGGGAACAGAGTGATACTGCCCCCTCGGCTTCCACAACCTTGGATCACGTGGGAAGGCTTATTTACAGTTCAGGTACTACCGGGCGTCCAAAAGGGATCATTTCTACCGTTCATGACATCCTGGCCGCTACCGATACGCACGGCAGATATGTTTTAAAAATTAAAGAAAACGATATTTTAGGCGGCCATCCATATTTCAGCTTTGCTTTCGGTTCGGTGAATTTCACTTTCTACCCCTGGCGCTTTGGAGCTTCTATATCCATTATTGAGCGCTTTGAACCTGAAGAAATGTTCCATACAATCGAAAACCATGGTGTTACGATGTTATTTTGCGTTCCAACAGCTTTTAATATGATGTTAAACGTTTCCGAACCTCATGAGGAATGCATGAAAACCGTCCGCCTGTGCCAGAGTGCTGGTGAACCTCTTAATGTAAAGACGTACAAGGAGTGGAAAAAGCGCTATAATGTTGAGATCATCAATAGCCTTGGTTCAGGTGACTTGATGTACTGGTTATCCACATATGAGGGGATGCCGGAAGAAAAAATTGGATCCGTTGGTACAACGGTTCCCGGTTTTGCGAACAAAGTTGTTGGAGAGGACTTCTCCGAACTACCAAGGGGTAAGCCGGGAGAACTGCTGGTTAAGGGACCCTGCGGCCAGGTTTACTGGAACAAGCCAGAAAAGCAGGTAAATGCTGTCTGGCAGGGCTGGAACAGACCGGGGTTGTACATGTATCAGGATGAAGACGGCTTCTTCTGGTACTTGAGCAGGACTGATGACATTATTGTGACGTCCGGCTACAAAATTCCCTGCGGGGAAGTTGAAAATGCCCTCAACCAGCATCCCGCAGTACTGGAATCGGCCGTTGTGCCCAGTCCCGATCCCGTTCGTGGCTCGATCATTAAAGCCTTTGTCGTGCTCAATGAAGGTTTTGATCCTTCGCCGGAACTGGAAAATGAGTTGCGTTCATTTGTCAAGGAGAAAATTGAAGATTACAAGTCTCCACGAAAAATAGTGTTTGCTAGAGCGGACGAATTACCCAGAACCACTACCGGAAAAATTCAAAGAAACGTTCTCAGGGAAAGGGAAGAAAAGCAAAATAATCTTTGA